In Paenibacillus sp., the sequence CCTGCAGATGAGTCCATACTGCTTCCTTGATGTTCTGCGCTTGCAGGGCGATGTCGCGGTGCGCCCCGCCCTTCGGCTCCGGAACGACCTGCTCGACGATTTCGAGCTCCAGCATGTCCTTGGCCGTAATGCGCATCGCCTCGGCCGCTTGGTCCGCTTTGGACGCGTCTTTCCACAGAATCGACGCCGCGCCGTTCGGCGAAATGACCGAGTAAATCGCGTTCTCGAGCATCAGCACGCGGTTCGCGACGCCGAGCGCGAGCGCCCCGCCGCTGCCGCCTTCGCCGATGACGACGCCGATGATCGGCACCCCGAACTTCGCCATTTCCATCAGGTTGCGCGCGATCGCCTCCGATTGGCCCCGCTCCTCCGCGGCGCTGCCCGGGTACGCTCCCGGCGTGTCGATGAACGTCACGATCGGCCTGCGGAACTTGTCCGCTTGCTGCATCAGACGGAGCGCTTTGCGGAACCCTTCCGGATGCGGCATGCCGAAATTGCGCGCGATGTTGTCCTTCGTGTCTTTCCCTTTCTGATGGCCGACGACCGTGACC encodes:
- a CDS encoding acetyl-CoA carboxylase carboxyltransferase subunit alpha; this encodes MPGEMPFEKPLVELRQKIDELKAFGKERGIDFSDEIARLEERYAKLEAELYADITPAQRMQLARHAQRPTTLDYIQHMFTDFIEFHGDRLFGDDLAIVGGIAKLNGVPVTVVGHQKGKDTKDNIARNFGMPHPEGFRKALRLMQQADKFRRPIVTFIDTPGAYPGSAAEERGQSEAIARNLMEMAKFGVPIIGVVIGEGGSGGALALGVANRVLMLENAIYSVISPNGAASILWKDASKADQAAEAMRITAKDMLELEIVEQVVPEPKGGAHRDIALQAQNIKEAVWTHLQELSALTPEQLREDRYHKFRKIGKFTYIQR